From the genome of Streptacidiphilus rugosus AM-16, one region includes:
- a CDS encoding glycosyltransferase, translating into MALRIVRLANFVTPTSGGLRTALRRLGAGYLAAGHRPVLVVPGPAAADEETEQGRVITLPGPVVPGTGGYRVLRDRRLVAATLERLRPDRLEVSDRTTLRWTGGWARDHGVPAAMVSHESLDGVLRVWGLPEPVARRAADALNTRSARAFSRIICTTDWAAAEFHRLGVAGGDLRLAPLGVDLRLRHPHCHDEALRGELARPGELLLVLCSRLSPEKRPERALDALAELLLRGVPARLVVAGEGPLRSRLEARIGREGLPARLLGHVSSPERLSALLATADVALAPGPVETFGLAALEALACGTPVVASASSALPAVLGDAGLAAADSGAAFGNAVLRLLARPEPLRRATARARAEQFGWDAAVAAFLAAHDMGPVPATVGATRQENRAEAPRPVDEPGAAPRPRSGRPRVLVPDPLAMPPQQGAPR; encoded by the coding sequence ATGGCACTTCGCATCGTGCGACTCGCGAACTTCGTCACCCCCACCTCCGGCGGGCTGCGCACCGCGCTGCGGCGGCTCGGGGCGGGCTACCTCGCGGCCGGGCACCGGCCCGTGCTCGTCGTCCCCGGGCCCGCGGCGGCCGACGAGGAGACCGAGCAGGGACGCGTGATCACCCTGCCCGGTCCGGTGGTTCCCGGCACCGGCGGCTACCGGGTGCTGCGCGACCGGCGGCTGGTCGCCGCGACGCTGGAGCGGCTGCGCCCGGACCGGCTCGAGGTCTCCGACCGGACGACCCTGCGCTGGACCGGCGGTTGGGCGCGCGACCACGGCGTGCCGGCCGCGATGGTCTCGCACGAGAGCCTGGACGGCGTGCTCCGGGTCTGGGGCCTGCCCGAGCCGGTGGCGCGGCGCGCGGCCGACGCACTGAACACCCGCAGCGCGCGGGCCTTCTCCCGGATCATCTGCACGACCGACTGGGCGGCGGCCGAGTTCCACAGGCTCGGCGTCGCCGGGGGTGACCTGCGCCTCGCGCCGCTCGGGGTAGACCTGAGACTGCGTCACCCGCACTGCCACGACGAGGCGCTCCGGGGCGAGCTGGCCCGGCCAGGGGAGCTGCTGCTGGTGCTCTGCTCCCGGCTCTCGCCGGAGAAGCGACCTGAGCGGGCCCTCGACGCGCTCGCCGAGCTGCTCCTGCGGGGTGTGCCCGCCCGCCTGGTCGTCGCCGGCGAGGGACCGCTCAGGTCGCGGCTGGAGGCCAGGATCGGCAGGGAAGGCCTGCCGGCCCGGCTGCTCGGGCACGTCTCCTCGCCGGAACGGCTGTCGGCCCTGCTCGCCACCGCCGACGTCGCCCTGGCTCCCGGGCCGGTGGAGACCTTCGGCCTGGCCGCCCTGGAGGCACTGGCCTGCGGCACTCCCGTGGTGGCCAGCGCCTCCTCCGCGCTGCCCGCCGTCCTCGGCGACGCGGGCCTGGCCGCGGCGGACTCCGGCGCGGCGTTCGGGAACGCCGTCCTGCGCCTCCTGGCCCGGCCCGAGCCGCTGCGCCGCGCGACGGCCCGGGCCCGCGCCGAACAGTTCGGCTGGGACGCTGCGGTCGCCGCCTTCCTCGCCGCGCACGACATGGGCCCCGTTCCGGCGACGGTCGGAGCGACCCGGCAGGAGAACCGTGCCGAGGCCCCGCGGCCCGTCGACGAACCCGGCGCGGCGCCGCGGCCACGGTCCGGCCGTCCGCGCGTGCTCGTCCCCGATCCGCTCGCCATGCCGCCTCAGCAAGGAGCTCCGCGATGA
- a CDS encoding glycosyltransferase family 4 protein has protein sequence MRVVLVTESFPPDINGVAHSVLRTAEHLVRRGHHPLVIAPAPATPPAGADPCPVVRVPAMPLPGYPQVRIALPSRKLEQLIAAHRPDVVHLASPFLLGARGMVAAERLGLPAVAVYQTDIAGYARAYRAGSSLGEAAAWRRLRAVHCAADRTLAPSTPAAQDLTAHGIPRVHLWRRGVDSVRFHPRHRDQALRRELAPGGEVLVGYVGRLAPEKRVDVLAQTLAVPGVRVVVIGDGPSEVSLRAALPGALFLGRRTGDELASLYASLDVFAHTGPMETFCQTIQEAMASGIPVVGPAVGGPLDLIGHHRTGLLVRPRDGDALARAVAELAADPERRARYGAAGRAEVESRTWQSVGDELIEHYGQVVGRSARVLDVAA, from the coding sequence ATGCGTGTCGTCCTCGTCACCGAGTCCTTTCCTCCCGACATCAACGGCGTCGCCCACTCCGTGCTCAGGACCGCCGAGCACCTGGTGCGTCGCGGACACCACCCCCTCGTCATCGCTCCCGCTCCCGCCACGCCGCCGGCCGGGGCCGACCCCTGCCCGGTGGTCAGGGTGCCCGCGATGCCGCTGCCCGGTTACCCGCAGGTGCGGATCGCGCTGCCCAGCAGGAAGCTGGAGCAGCTGATCGCCGCGCACCGCCCCGACGTGGTCCACCTGGCGAGCCCGTTCCTGCTCGGAGCACGCGGCATGGTCGCCGCCGAGCGGCTCGGGCTGCCCGCCGTCGCCGTCTACCAGACCGACATCGCGGGCTACGCCCGCGCCTACCGGGCCGGCAGTTCGCTGGGCGAGGCGGCGGCCTGGCGGCGGCTGCGCGCCGTGCACTGCGCCGCCGACCGGACGCTGGCCCCGTCCACCCCCGCCGCGCAGGACCTCACCGCGCACGGCATCCCGCGCGTCCACCTGTGGCGGCGCGGCGTCGACTCGGTGCGGTTCCACCCGCGCCACCGCGACCAGGCGCTCCGGCGCGAACTCGCCCCCGGAGGCGAGGTGCTCGTCGGATACGTGGGCCGGCTGGCGCCGGAGAAGCGCGTCGACGTTCTGGCGCAGACCCTCGCCGTGCCCGGGGTCCGGGTCGTCGTCATCGGCGACGGGCCGAGCGAGGTCTCGCTGCGGGCGGCCCTGCCCGGAGCGCTCTTCCTCGGGCGGCGGACCGGGGACGAGCTCGCCTCGCTCTACGCCTCGCTGGACGTGTTCGCCCACACCGGGCCCATGGAGACCTTCTGCCAGACCATCCAGGAGGCCATGGCGAGCGGCATCCCGGTGGTCGGACCGGCGGTCGGCGGACCGCTGGACCTGATCGGCCACCACCGCACCGGCCTGCTGGTGCGGCCCCGCGACGGCGACGCGCTGGCCCGTGCCGTCGCGGAGCTGGCCGCCGACCCCGAGCGACGCGCCCGCTACGGCGCGGCGGGGCGGGCCGAGGTGGAGTCGCGCACCTGGCAGTCGGTCGGCGACGAGCTGATCGAGCACTACGGGCAGGTCGTCGGGCGCTCCGCCCGGGTCCTCGACGTCGCGGCGTAG
- a CDS encoding PAS domain-containing protein — MHPQLPPPSLPQQLQALREQLDAAFGATRDRSERALLGHARSHLEELARVVEALTGAATPGDGVALLGDAEWDLTNDRVAWSAEMYRIFARAPQEGPLTLDQLPSALHPEDRRTVSGLLTAALVDGKPIDAEFRLQFEDGSVRTVHCVGAPQLADDGGVHAVWLALRDLGRAAA, encoded by the coding sequence ATGCACCCCCAGCTACCTCCCCCGTCACTGCCCCAGCAGCTCCAGGCCCTGCGCGAGCAGCTGGACGCCGCCTTCGGCGCGACCAGGGACCGGAGCGAGCGAGCGCTTCTGGGGCATGCCCGCTCCCATCTCGAGGAGCTCGCGCGCGTCGTCGAGGCCCTGACGGGCGCCGCGACGCCGGGCGACGGCGTCGCCCTGCTCGGCGACGCCGAATGGGATCTCACGAACGACAGGGTCGCCTGGTCCGCCGAGATGTACCGGATCTTCGCGCGCGCACCGCAGGAGGGCCCGCTGACCCTCGACCAGCTGCCCAGCGCGCTGCACCCGGAGGACCGCCGCACGGTCTCCGGCCTGCTCACCGCCGCCCTGGTCGACGGCAAGCCGATCGACGCCGAGTTCCGGCTCCAGTTCGAGGACGGCTCCGTCCGCACCGTCCACTGCGTCGGCGCCCCACAGCTCGCCGACGACGGCGGCGTCCACGCCGTCTGGCTCGCCCTCCGCGACCTCGGCCGCGCCGCGGCCTGA
- a CDS encoding DNA-binding protein NsdB: MNRGPNTRFADLFALTGWSKGELARMVNRRGAAAGQQQLSTDTSRVRRWMERGEIPRDPVPRILAALFSEQLGRVVTPEDLGFQRERHSGPGARRGAPDSSRPAPGQTAAVLTEFTGMDLMLNRRGLMGASTALAAGAAIANPLYDWMRSPAAPPPPAGSSAAAVRSPSALPALDFYEAGPVGEDEVSALEESVEVFRRWDASRGGGLQRKAVVGQLNEVGGMLTYDHPDYLERRLWGVAANLAVLAGWMSHDVGLEPTAQKYFVMAVHAAREAEDKPRASEALARAARQMVHLGRAGDALDLMRVAEAGAGGGTLPRTRAMLRTVEAWAHASLGHSQATRRTLGEAEDLFAQDTGEPGPSWLQFFDLADLHGMQALTYRTLADHDPTAAPLAQRHALLALELREGGHDRSKLFDHISMASACYLANKPDEAQRYAQLALSATGEMSSHRTWDRLRQMYRLTARYERLPAVSELRSEISRAMPRKARPQII; this comes from the coding sequence GTGAACCGAGGACCGAACACCCGATTCGCCGATCTGTTCGCCCTGACGGGCTGGTCGAAAGGCGAGTTGGCGCGGATGGTCAACCGCCGTGGGGCGGCGGCCGGACAGCAGCAGCTGTCGACCGACACCTCGCGGGTGCGCCGTTGGATGGAGCGCGGGGAGATTCCCCGCGATCCCGTCCCGCGCATCCTGGCGGCTCTCTTCAGCGAGCAGCTCGGCCGAGTAGTCACGCCAGAGGACCTCGGCTTCCAACGGGAACGGCACAGTGGGCCCGGCGCGCGACGAGGCGCGCCGGACAGCTCCAGACCGGCGCCAGGGCAGACAGCCGCGGTCCTCACCGAGTTCACGGGAATGGACCTGATGCTCAATCGACGCGGACTGATGGGCGCGAGCACCGCCCTCGCGGCGGGCGCCGCCATCGCCAACCCCCTGTACGACTGGATGCGGTCCCCGGCCGCGCCACCGCCCCCGGCCGGCTCGTCGGCCGCCGCGGTGCGCAGCCCCTCGGCCCTGCCGGCGCTCGACTTCTACGAGGCCGGCCCCGTGGGCGAGGACGAGGTGAGCGCGCTGGAGGAGTCGGTGGAGGTCTTCCGCCGGTGGGACGCCTCCCGCGGCGGAGGACTGCAGCGCAAGGCGGTGGTAGGCCAGCTCAACGAGGTCGGCGGCATGCTGACCTACGATCACCCCGACTACCTGGAGCGCCGCCTGTGGGGCGTGGCGGCGAACCTGGCCGTGCTGGCCGGGTGGATGTCCCACGACGTGGGGCTGGAGCCGACGGCGCAGAAGTACTTCGTCATGGCCGTGCACGCCGCCCGTGAGGCGGAGGACAAGCCGCGGGCGAGCGAGGCGCTGGCGCGCGCCGCCCGTCAGATGGTCCACCTGGGCCGCGCCGGCGACGCCCTGGACCTGATGCGGGTCGCCGAGGCCGGCGCGGGCGGCGGCACCCTGCCGCGCACGCGCGCCATGCTGCGCACGGTGGAGGCCTGGGCGCACGCGTCACTGGGCCACAGCCAGGCCACCCGGCGCACCCTGGGCGAGGCGGAGGACCTCTTCGCCCAGGACACCGGTGAGCCGGGGCCGAGCTGGCTGCAGTTCTTCGACCTGGCCGACCTGCACGGCATGCAGGCGCTGACCTACCGCACCCTGGCCGACCACGACCCCACGGCGGCGCCCCTGGCGCAGCGGCACGCCCTGCTGGCGCTGGAGCTGCGCGAGGGGGGCCACGACAGGTCCAAGCTGTTCGACCACATCTCGATGGCCTCCGCCTGCTACCTGGCCAACAAGCCGGACGAGGCGCAGCGCTACGCGCAGCTCGCGCTCAGCGCGACCGGGGAGATGTCCTCGCACCGCACCTGGGACCGGCTGCGGCAGATGTACCGCCTGACAGCGCGTTACGAGAGACTGCCGGCCGTTTCCGAGCTGCGCTCGGAGATCAGCAGGGCGATGCCGCGCAAGGCTCGCCCGCAGATCATCTGA
- a CDS encoding phosphotransferase: MYSQALSPAPVSRPQQPSPTGPLRRRPALGLDPRPREMSGPHAAQQLRRPMPAPARPGVAARPENPAERSPQVRAALAHIARISPAFVPRQLLRDGRHVLIAGTAGRTPVVAKALARPGEDLEGTEQFHREVAAYRAFVRHRPPARLPKLVAADADRCVLLMERVPGRPAARERHPSDTPTPGEVRAILGAVRALNLWRPPTGVFDRPLDYPKEIARYHALGLLTDRDAGDLQQLLHGLTHQPWQFCHGDALLTNVLLAPSGPVLVDWEQTGWYLPGYDLALLWAVMAGDTGARRQLSQVAQASGTLPRDAFLVNLILVLMREIRRHDVPGAGEEQRILIRRLHEDAGLARRAVRAAVGTR; encoded by the coding sequence ATGTACTCACAGGCTCTCTCCCCCGCCCCGGTGTCCCGACCGCAGCAGCCGTCCCCCACCGGCCCGCTGCGGCGCCGGCCCGCGCTGGGCCTCGACCCGCGCCCCCGCGAGATGAGCGGCCCCCACGCCGCCCAGCAGCTGCGTCGGCCGATGCCCGCCCCGGCCCGTCCGGGCGTCGCGGCCCGGCCGGAGAATCCCGCCGAGCGCTCCCCGCAGGTCCGCGCCGCGCTGGCCCACATCGCGCGGATATCTCCCGCCTTCGTGCCGCGCCAGCTGCTCCGCGACGGCCGCCACGTGCTGATCGCGGGCACGGCGGGCCGCACGCCGGTGGTGGCGAAGGCCCTGGCGCGCCCTGGCGAGGATCTTGAGGGGACCGAGCAGTTCCACCGCGAGGTCGCCGCCTACCGCGCCTTCGTCCGTCACCGTCCGCCGGCCCGGCTGCCCAAGCTGGTCGCCGCCGACGCGGACCGCTGCGTCCTGCTGATGGAGCGCGTCCCCGGTCGTCCCGCCGCCCGCGAGCGCCACCCCTCCGACACCCCCACGCCGGGCGAGGTCCGCGCGATCCTCGGCGCGGTCCGCGCGCTCAACCTGTGGCGTCCTCCGACGGGGGTCTTCGACCGCCCGCTCGACTACCCCAAGGAGATCGCGCGCTACCACGCGCTGGGCCTGCTCACCGACCGCGACGCCGGGGATCTCCAGCAGCTGCTGCACGGCCTGACCCACCAGCCCTGGCAGTTCTGCCACGGCGACGCGCTGCTGACCAACGTGCTGCTCGCGCCCTCGGGTCCGGTCCTGGTCGACTGGGAGCAGACCGGCTGGTACCTGCCCGGCTACGACCTCGCACTCCTCTGGGCCGTCATGGCCGGGGACACCGGGGCGCGCCGCCAGCTCAGCCAGGTCGCGCAGGCCTCGGGCACGCTGCCCAGGGACGCCTTCCTGGTCAACCTGATCCTGGTGCTGATGCGCGAGATCCGCCGCCACGACGTGCCAGGTGCGGGCGAGGAGCAGCGGATCCTGATCCGCCGCCTGCACGAGGACGCCGGGCTGGCCCGACGTGCCGTCCGCGCCGCGGTCGGCACTCGCTAG
- a CDS encoding acyl-CoA dehydrogenase family protein — MSLNEAMARLPRVVDLLAARADEHDREAAFPYRGVEALHEAGLLTLTVGTEHGGVGAGVADTVRLLAALGGGDPSVALLAADTLLTHAAQARAARWPAAAYKSLLADSRRGPALVGSLRAAEGGAGVTASRGSEGWLLTGREQAVPGAEALAWMTVEARLEDTAEERATFLVPGDSPGVAVEPGWEQLGLRAGAVQDVHFEKVQAQDAHRLASPTPRDEACRRLAIAAVCLGIGGGAHTWLARNGRGLPASELGRVALELAEAEELLNGIAGGLDADLAGADRRAAWLAPGIAQRGLSVVQRVVALSGATGLSRVVPLERHLRDAVSVRALLPREDVVLHEAGSSPL; from the coding sequence ATGTCGCTGAACGAAGCCATGGCGCGGCTGCCGCGCGTCGTCGACCTGCTCGCCGCGCGGGCCGACGAGCACGACCGTGAGGCGGCCTTCCCCTACCGGGGAGTGGAGGCGCTGCACGAGGCCGGTCTGCTGACGCTGACCGTCGGCACGGAACACGGCGGCGTGGGCGCGGGGGTGGCGGACACGGTCCGGCTGCTCGCGGCGCTCGGCGGTGGCGACCCCTCGGTCGCGCTGCTCGCCGCGGACACCCTGCTCACCCATGCCGCCCAGGCGCGGGCCGCCCGCTGGCCCGCCGCCGCGTACAAGTCCCTGCTCGCCGACTCCCGGCGCGGTCCGGCGCTGGTCGGCTCGCTGCGCGCCGCCGAGGGCGGGGCGGGGGTGACGGCCTCGCGCGGCTCGGAGGGATGGCTGCTGACCGGCCGTGAGCAGGCGGTTCCCGGTGCCGAGGCACTGGCCTGGATGACGGTCGAGGCGCGGCTCGAAGACACGGCGGAGGAGCGGGCGACCTTCCTGGTGCCGGGGGACAGCCCGGGAGTCGCCGTCGAACCGGGCTGGGAGCAGCTCGGACTGCGCGCCGGTGCGGTGCAGGACGTGCACTTCGAGAAGGTGCAGGCGCAGGACGCCCACCGGCTCGCCTCGCCCACCCCCCGTGACGAGGCCTGCCGTCGGCTGGCGATCGCCGCGGTCTGTCTGGGCATCGGCGGCGGCGCGCACACCTGGCTGGCCAGGAACGGCAGGGGGCTGCCGGCCTCGGAGCTCGGCCGGGTGGCGCTCGAACTCGCGGAGGCGGAGGAGCTGTTGAACGGCATCGCCGGCGGCCTCGACGCGGACCTGGCGGGCGCGGACCGGCGAGCCGCCTGGCTCGCTCCCGGCATCGCGCAGCGTGGCCTCTCCGTCGTGCAGCGGGTCGTCGCCCTCTCCGGGGCCACGGGTCTCAGCCGCGTCGTCCCGCTCGAACGTCATCTGCGCGACGCGGTCAGCGTCAGGGCCCTGCTGCCCCGCGAGGACGTCGTCCTCCACGAGGCGGGCTCCTCACCCCTCTGA
- a CDS encoding putative leader peptide: MQRSPHLVSRGHIDLLRVASAACFRACPPSR; this comes from the coding sequence ATGCAGAGATCGCCGCATCTGGTGAGCAGGGGTCATATCGACCTGCTACGGGTGGCTTCCGCTGCGTGTTTCCGCGCCTGCCCCCCGAGCCGTTGA
- a CDS encoding ankyrin repeat domain-containing protein produces the protein MATVRLPDDPSFEQLRKQAKDLRDHARSGAPDALALVGAHHPDGPHPPSLAGAQLVVARHHGFPSWAALKRHVQTIRQYRRVPDQVDAAISRADEFLLLACLRYGHDDDPARWRRAAALLAAHPDLATASVHVAAAAADGDALAGLLAADPSAAAAEGGPFAWEPLLYLAYARHDPSVSADAVARTAGMLLDHGADPNAGYLWHGLTSPFTALAGALGGGEGGQPAHPRAAALARTLLAAGADPNDAQALYNRQFGSADDHLRLLIDHGLGHGDGGPWRARLGNAIASPADLIADQLWWAVSHDLVGRVGLLAERADLRAAFRFRDDRPAHRRVWDGSTPARLAALCGSTEVLGYLAAHGAPWSPADDVDALVAAALAGDRAGVERLRAHADAARRQRPGLVVWAAARGAWRAVPLLVALGFDVNALGRGDIPLDQPWETALHQAAAADDVTGANLLLDLGADPDIRDARFDATPLGWAEHFHHTAVAHVLRPRTSR, from the coding sequence GTGGCGACCGTGCGTCTTCCCGACGACCCGAGCTTCGAGCAACTGCGCAAACAGGCCAAGGATCTTCGCGACCACGCCAGGTCCGGCGCCCCGGACGCGCTGGCCCTGGTGGGCGCTCACCACCCGGACGGGCCGCACCCGCCGTCACTGGCCGGTGCGCAGCTGGTCGTCGCCCGCCACCACGGGTTCCCTTCCTGGGCCGCGCTCAAGCGGCACGTCCAGACCATCCGGCAGTACCGCAGGGTCCCCGACCAGGTGGACGCGGCGATCTCCCGCGCCGACGAGTTCCTGCTGCTGGCCTGTCTCCGGTACGGCCACGACGACGACCCGGCCCGCTGGCGGCGGGCCGCGGCACTGCTCGCCGCCCACCCCGACCTCGCCACTGCCTCGGTGCACGTGGCGGCGGCCGCGGCCGACGGCGACGCGCTCGCCGGCCTGCTCGCCGCGGATCCGTCGGCGGCCGCCGCGGAGGGCGGCCCGTTCGCGTGGGAGCCGCTCCTGTACCTGGCGTACGCCCGGCACGATCCCTCCGTCAGCGCGGACGCCGTCGCCCGGACCGCCGGCATGCTGCTCGACCACGGCGCCGACCCGAACGCCGGCTATCTGTGGCACGGTCTGACCTCGCCCTTCACCGCGCTGGCCGGAGCCCTGGGCGGCGGCGAGGGCGGGCAGCCGGCCCATCCGCGAGCCGCCGCTCTGGCCCGCACCCTGCTGGCCGCCGGCGCCGATCCCAACGACGCCCAGGCCTTGTACAACCGCCAGTTCGGGTCCGCCGACGACCACCTGCGGCTGCTGATCGACCACGGCCTCGGGCACGGCGACGGCGGCCCGTGGCGGGCACGGCTGGGGAACGCGATCGCCTCCCCCGCCGACCTGATCGCCGATCAACTCTGGTGGGCGGTCTCCCACGATCTCGTCGGGCGGGTGGGTCTGCTGGCCGAGCGCGCCGACCTGCGTGCCGCCTTCAGGTTCCGCGACGATCGCCCGGCGCACCGGCGCGTCTGGGACGGCAGCACACCGGCACGCCTGGCCGCGCTGTGCGGCAGCACCGAGGTGCTCGGGTACCTGGCCGCGCACGGCGCTCCCTGGTCACCGGCGGACGACGTCGACGCACTCGTCGCGGCGGCCCTGGCCGGCGATCGGGCCGGCGTCGAACGCTTGCGCGCGCACGCCGACGCCGCGCGCCGGCAGCGACCAGGGCTGGTCGTCTGGGCGGCGGCCCGCGGAGCCTGGCGCGCCGTGCCACTGCTGGTGGCGCTCGGATTCGACGTCAACGCGCTGGGCCGCGGCGACATCCCGCTCGACCAGCCGTGGGAGACCGCGCTGCACCAGGCGGCGGCCGCCGACGACGTGACCGGCGCGAACCTCCTGCTCGACCTGGGCGCCGACCCGGACATCCGCGACGCCCGGTTCGACGCCACCCCCCTGGGCTGGGCCGAGCACTTCCACCACACCGCCGTCGCCCACGTCCTCCGGCCACGAACGAGCCGATGA
- a CDS encoding MerR family transcriptional regulator: MRVGELARRTGVSPRALRHYDQNGLLPSQRLANGYRDFPEPTVERVRRIRQLLEIGLDLDDVARLLPCFAEDGKLTPCERARQRLHAQITDIDARMASLRATRRMLADELARL; the protein is encoded by the coding sequence ATGCGCGTCGGCGAGCTCGCCCGACGGACCGGGGTCAGCCCCAGGGCGCTGCGGCACTACGACCAGAACGGGCTGCTGCCCTCGCAACGGCTGGCGAACGGCTACCGTGACTTCCCCGAGCCCACCGTCGAACGGGTCCGCAGGATCAGGCAGTTGCTGGAGATCGGGCTCGACCTCGACGATGTCGCCCGGCTGCTCCCGTGCTTCGCCGAGGACGGGAAGCTGACGCCGTGCGAGCGCGCGCGGCAACGGCTGCACGCCCAGATCACCGACATCGACGCCAGGATGGCATCGCTGCGCGCCACCCGTCGCATGCTGGCCGACGAGCTCGCCCGGCTCTGA
- a CDS encoding amidohydrolase family protein has translation MIIDFHAHVTVDVPAQLARARRAGVTRTVLQSTRVHPEAPTTLDGLRAEFARLVGVVGGEAAAEEEFRAAMAELCAALDAHPQEAVGLASARLGVDAERTTAAWLDSALARPGIVGIGELTPAPGRAELIEPALAVSADHGGVPVLVHGFAPNTVEDLRTYAALAARYRTVPLVVGALGGFNWLELVDLALQTPNLHIELSSALQVFAVRAAVRELPERCLFGSNTPYGDVVAARRTVEAAVDDRAVLALVLGGNAARLVG, from the coding sequence ATGATCATCGACTTTCACGCGCACGTCACCGTCGACGTCCCCGCTCAGCTGGCTCGTGCACGGCGGGCGGGGGTGACGCGCACGGTGCTGCAGTCCACCCGCGTCCATCCCGAGGCGCCGACGACACTGGACGGCCTGCGTGCCGAGTTCGCCCGGCTGGTCGGGGTGGTCGGCGGCGAGGCGGCCGCGGAGGAGGAGTTCCGCGCGGCGATGGCGGAGCTCTGCGCCGCTCTGGACGCACACCCGCAGGAGGCCGTCGGTCTCGCGAGCGCCCGCCTGGGGGTCGACGCCGAGCGGACGACGGCCGCCTGGCTCGACTCCGCGCTCGCCCGACCCGGCATCGTGGGGATCGGCGAGCTGACGCCCGCCCCCGGCCGGGCCGAGCTCATCGAGCCGGCACTCGCGGTCAGCGCCGACCACGGTGGCGTGCCCGTCCTGGTGCACGGCTTCGCCCCGAACACCGTCGAGGACCTGCGCACCTACGCCGCGCTGGCCGCGCGGTACCGCACCGTGCCGCTCGTCGTGGGCGCGCTGGGCGGGTTCAACTGGCTGGAGCTCGTCGACCTGGCCCTGCAGACGCCCAACCTGCACATCGAGCTGTCCAGCGCGCTGCAGGTGTTCGCGGTCCGGGCCGCGGTGCGCGAGCTGCCGGAACGCTGCCTCTTCGGCTCCAATACGCCCTACGGTGACGTCGTCGCGGCGCGCCGCACCGTCGAGGCCGCCGTGGACGACAGGGCGGTGCTCGCCCTGGTCCTCGGCGGCAACGCGGCGCGCCTCGTCGGGTGA
- a CDS encoding DUF397 domain-containing protein, whose protein sequence is MTSDAFFDESAGAGVLTQRGPFESGVDGSKPPLDLSGAEWLSSSQGVGDVQIAFVDGFIAMRDGRSPEGPSLIFTPAEWNAFVLGARDGEFDLT, encoded by the coding sequence GTGACGAGCGACGCATTCTTCGACGAATCCGCGGGGGCCGGGGTTCTCACTCAGCGGGGTCCATTCGAGAGTGGCGTTGACGGAAGCAAACCCCCTCTCGATCTGAGCGGCGCCGAGTGGCTGTCCAGCAGCCAGGGCGTGGGCGACGTGCAGATCGCCTTCGTGGACGGATTCATCGCCATGCGCGACGGACGGAGCCCCGAGGGCCCGTCGCTGATCTTCACCCCGGCCGAGTGGAACGCCTTCGTACTCGGCGCCCGCGACGGCGAGTTCGACCTGACCTGA